Proteins co-encoded in one Aspergillus fumigatus Af293 chromosome 6, whole genome shotgun sequence genomic window:
- a CDS encoding MOSC domain-containing protein, whose protein sequence is MDFSSKVLPVAALGVVLVVLTPRVIKWASTYKSSLLQALRLQKETSSEIVSLRIYPIKSCRGIELPRTTLRLHGLDLDRQWMFVDAKTHEFLTIRQLTQMTLINTALSDDGTSLLLSITGSDEKVQIPARPDAAWLAAHTTLAQVKVWDTLTDGYLYGDAVNAPFTRFLQRDVCLVYKGPTPRILQGNGDPRLLGRQQSTNFPDVHPVQIASEASLAELNQRLRRKGAQPITVERFRPNIIVRGTVPWAEDSWKTVRIGSELDLDVVARCARCQVPNVDPETAEKHKREPWDTLMTYRRVDEGIKYKPCFGMLSAPRNEGVVEVGMTLEVLEETTQHRYIKGF, encoded by the coding sequence ATGGACTTCTCCTCCAAAGTCCTCCCCGTAGCCGCCCTCGGGGTGGTCCTTGTGGTCCTCACTCCAAGAGTCATCAAATGGGCAAGCACCTACAAATCCAGTCTACTCCAAGCCCTCAGGCTCCAAAAAGAGACCAGCAGCGAGATCGTCTCGCTACGCATCTACCCCATCAAGTCCTGCCGCGGGATTGAACTCCCCAGAACCACTCTCCGCCTGCATGGCCTAGACCTCGACCGGCAGTGGATGTTCGTAGACGCAAAAACCCACGAGTTCCTCACCATCCGCCAACTCACCCAAATGACACTCATCAACACCGCCCTCAGCGACGACGGCACCTCCCTCCTGCTGAGCATCACCGGATCCGACGAGAAGGTTCAGATCCCCGCCCGCCCAGACGCCGCCTGGCTAGCGGCCCACACCACCCTCGCCCAGGTCAAGGTCTGGGACACGCTGACCGACGGGTACCTCTACGGCGACGCCGTCAATGCCCCGTTCACCAGGTTCCTGCAGCGCGATGTCTGTCTGGTCTACAAGGGCCCCACGCCGCGCATCCTGCAGGGTAACGGAGACCCGCGCCTCCTGGGACGGCAGCAGAGCACAAACTTCCCCGACGTGCATCCCGTGCAGATTGCCTCCGAGGCGTCCCTGGCGGAGCTGAACCAGAGGTTGCGGCGCAAGGGCGCGCAACCGATTACCGTTGAGCGGTTCCGGCCGAATATCATCGTCCGGGGGACGGTGCCTTGGGCGGAGGACTCGTGGAAAACGGTCCGAATTGGGTCCGAGCTGGACTTGGATGTTGTGGCGCGCTGTGCGCGGTGCCAGGTGCCGAATGTTGATCcggagacggcggagaaGCATAAGCGGGAGCCGTGGGATACACTGATGACGTACCGCCGGGTGGATGAGGGGATCAAGTATAAGCCTTGCTTTGGGATGCTGAGTGCGCCGCGGAATGAGGGCGTTGTTGAGGTGGGGATGACGCTTGAGGTGTTGGAGGAGACGACGCAGCATCGGTATATTAAAGGATTCTGA
- a CDS encoding DNA-directed DNA polymerase POL5 → MAHTHASSKKRRREPVTIDTKLVEIYEDLANEKDEIRLKAAQALVSQFTPDKKPTDEQMRKALQRLFRGLCSSRKAARIGFSIALTEILAQIFAAQREESEITIPAVVGIWEAQSNASGSETGQEQRDHHFGRLFGAEALVKSSILFKGAVPPAEWTKLLDLVFDLAKKKPWIREECGWIIYRCVFDLASQKAGAKYVEIALERLCANDLARTPEGVSIWLAAKEAYPKAEFPGKVWKHDDPLDSRERTQLAKVMKDSSAGDSEAGTQGNNPKSSGVWSSKLHFAWDAVIRQLADLPAKQSSRLTFAEFWTEVVDNGLFASSSSEERKYWGFLVFIKVLGECPLQLASVVFTKNLVRCLTNQLAVEDRYLHRMAVKAAKSIQARVAKDPEFAAASVIGLMGSAGSVTFDQATKTKTIEKIVVEANLDALKQIVPFFEKLIASRGADDAKAAAASRQSLAGLLLSIVRSRASANDESQDGLQAVLEQILFTFVRFGYFLPKDEAAVQPALTQQSQELFRNRISSCLNSLIANPKYATTLPYAVVKKIRDAAKSEEYGKFIINMDETLRDSVKTAFKSLKKLSSMEKNEVSGVEAFKLLYSMTILQVYNGDADAVSMLDELDFCYTKFLGDKKSKDEEASDASDALVEILLSFASKQSQLFRRMSEQVFGAFADKVTENGLESLVSILEAKESLAGQQEIFEQQDDEEDEEMMDVDEDDSDVEVIDAENSDEDEEDDDDDDDNDDDEAASDEGENEEEMAAFEAKLAEALGTHRADQDLNEQSEGSDADMNDDEMEQIDEQLVKVFRARRDALGQKKDKKDAKENMVNFKNRVLDLLEIYVKKCHSKVLALDLLLPLLRLTRKSTVKQLANKASGVLREYTKLCKGNALPSLDSAEPVWELLKSIHAEAMHSGPPAHASACSQASLLVVKVLVAHDKNALADVVGVYAATRKEQLLSKKCHVQPQFFSDWNNWCVSASKQMKN, encoded by the exons ATGGCGCACACCCACGCCAGCTCCAAGAAGCGGCGGCGCGAGCCAGTCACCATCGACACCAAACTCGTCGAGATCTACGAGGACCTCGCGAATGAGAAGGACGAGATCCGGCTAAAGGCAGCGCAGGCTCTTGTGTCGCAGTTTACGCCGGACAAGAAGCCTACGGATGAGCAGATGCGAAAGGCGCTGCAGAGACTTTTCCGCGGGCTTTGCAGTAGCCGCAAGGCCGCGAGGATTGGCTTCTCGATTGCGTTGACTGAGATTCTGGCGCAGATTTTTGCGGCACAGCGAGAAGAGTCGGAGATCACGATCCCAGCGGTTGTGGGTATCTGGGAGGCGCAGTCTAATGCGTCGGGGAGCGAGACGGGACAG GAACAAAGAGATCACCACTTTGGCCGGCTGTTTGGAGCGGAAGCTCTTGTCAAGTCGTCTATTCTGTTCAAGGGCGCGGTGCCCCCGGCAGAGTGGACCAAGCTTTTGGATTTGGTGTTTGATCtcgcgaagaagaagccgtgGATTAGAGAGGAGTGCGGATGGATTATCTACCGCTGCGTTTTTGATCTTGCTTCGCAAAAGGCGGGTGCGAAGTATGTGGAGATCGCACTGGAGCGGCTCTGTGCGAACGATCTCGCTCGTACGCCGGAGGGAGTCTCGATCTGGCTGGCGGCCAAGGAAGCTTACCCCAAAGCTGAGTTCCCTGGCAAAGTCTGGAAACATGATGACCCGTTGGATTCACGGGAGAGGACCCAGCTGGCCAAGGTCATGAAGGATTCCTCGGCTGGTGACTCCGAGGCGGGAACCCAGGGGAATAATCCCAAGTCATCTGGAGTGTGGAGCTCCAAGTTGCACTTTGCTTGGGATGCTGTTATCAGGCAGCTTGCTGACCTGCCAGCCAAGCAGTCGTCTCGTTTGACCTTTGCTGAGTTCTGGACGGAGGTCGTTGACA ACGGCCTGTtcgcctcatcctcgtccgagGAACGCAAGTACTGGggcttcctcgtcttcatcaagGTCCTCGGTGAATGCCCCCTGCAGCTGGCTTCTGTTGTATTCACCAAGAACCTCGTTAGGTGCCTGACGAACCAGCTCGCCGTCGAGGACCGATACCTGCACCGGATGGCCGTCAAGGCCGCCAAATCGATCCAGGCCCGCGTTGCAAAGGATCCCGAATTCGCCGCGGCGTCTGTCATCGGGCTCATGGGCTCAGCCGGTTCCGTCACCTTCGACCAAGCCACCAAGACGAAGACGATCGAAAAGATCGTTGTCGAGGCAAACCTCGACGCACTGAAGCAGATCGTGCCTTTCTTTGAGAAGCTCATCGCGAGCCGGGGGGCGGACGATGccaaagcagcagcagcaagccGACAGTCTCTTGCCGGTCTGCTCTTGTCCATTGTGAGATCCCGAGCTTCGGCGAACGACGAGTCTCAGGATGGCCTGCAAGCAGTTCTGGAGCAGATTCTGTTCACGTTTGTGCGGTTCGGCTATTTCTTGCCCAAGGACGAGGCGGCTGTTCAGCCGGCCTTGACTCAACAGAGCCAGGAGCTTTTCCGGAACAGAATCAGCTCGTGTCTGAACAGTCTTATTGCCAACCCAAAGTATGCCACTACCCTTCCGTACGCTGTTGTAAAGAAGATCCGCGACGCCGCCAAGTCGGAAGAGTATGGAAAGTTCATTATCAACATGGACGAGACTCTGCGTGACTCGGTCAAGACTGCTTTCAAGTCTTTGAAGAAGCTGTCCAGCATG GAAAAGAATGAGGTCTCAGGCGTCGAGGCGTTCAAGCTTCTGTATTCGATGACAATCCTGCAAGTGTACAATGGTGATGCCGATGCAGTGTCCATGCTTGACGAGCTTGATTTCTGCTATACCAAGTTTCTGGGCGACAAGAAATCAAAAGACGAGGAAGCCTCCGATGCTTCTGACGCGCTGGTGGAAATTCTTCTGAGTTTCGCGTCGAAGCAGTCACAACTCTTCCGCCGTATGAGTGAGCAGGTATTCGGCGCTTTTGCTGACAAGGTCACCGAGAATGGCCTGGAGTCCCTTGTATCT ATTCTGGAGGCCAAGGAAAGCCTTGCTGGTCAGCAAGAAATATTCGAGCAGcaggatgacgaagaggacgaagagatgatggacgtcgacgaagacgacagCGACGTCGAAGTCATCGACGCAGAGAActcggacgaggacgaagaggacgatgacgacgacgatgacaacgacgacgacgaagccGCATCCGACGAAGGCGAaaacgaagaagaaatgGCCGCCTTCGAAGCCAAGCTCGCCGAAGCACTGGGCACGCACCGCGCCGACCAAGACCTCAACGAACAGTCCGAGGGCTCCGACGCAGACATGAACGACGACGAGATGGAGCAGATCGACGAGCAGCTAGTCAAAGTGTTCCGCGCGCGCCGGGACGCCCTGGgccagaagaaagacaagaagGACGCCAAGGAGAACATGGTCAACTTCAAGAACCGCGTCCTCGACCTGCTGGAGATCTACGTCAAGAAATGCCACTCGAAGGTTCTGgccctcgacctccttctccccctGCTGCGTCTCACCCGCAAGTCGACCGTCAAGCAGCTAGCCAACAAGGCGAGCGGCGTGCTCCGCGAGTATACCAAGTTGTGCAAGGGCAATGCACTTCCTTCGCTGGACTCGGCTGAGCCGGTGTGGGAGCTGTTGAAGTCCATCCACGCCGAGGCGATGCATAGTGGCCCGCCGGCGCATGCGTCGGCCTGCAGCCAGGCGAGTCTGCTGGTGGTCAAGGTGCTGGTGGCGCATGACAAGAACGCCCTTGCGGATGTGGTGGGTGTGTATGCGGCTACACGCAAGGAGCAGCTTCTCAGCAAGAAATGTCATGTCCAGCCGCAGTTCTTCTCGGACTGGAACAACTGGTGTGTTTCTGCCagcaagcagatgaagaattAG
- the nimT gene encoding putative tyrosine protein phosphatase MIH1 — protein sequence MEHSSPLAAMQPPSVMFGHCFRSDAPTSYPTFGPRSGLGPNSFNFKELSMKKASGDYFGMNLVRGSSPTASLAADLSQNFHIDQSPQLATPRRSLFSSNLFGHGSGREDAMTTPPLPSSSPAPIMDTMEMSPLPHKPPFIAAKEIELNPPTPGGSPIDSPMMSAAPSPLQESPLMGPKEDKQERKRPGFLRPSLARTKAQSFQLGMAKPAPESQAPPFKFQTRGTKTSLSASTSLEDMFGESPQRERPIARNNSSTLLNNPRLRPPLGSGSNGSHARGNGSPSAASIRKSSHPLMRPRKQCRRSLSMFEHPEEVIAEKEANYTTNAPLQSITDVDTTPSLQLPHFIPEDSADTLPRIDKTILVDLMDGKYNDRFDHIMVVDCRFEYEYEGGHINGAVNYNDKEYLAAQLFADPKPRTALVLHCEYSAHRAPIMAKYIRHRDRAFNVDHYPHLTYPDMYILDGGYSAFFAEHRSLCFPQNYVEMNAKEHEFACERGLGKVKQRSKLNRAQTFAFGQHSPQMEDSPTGRCRNNPGERTRFLDSPFEGTPSSRGPGRRMLSY from the exons ATGGAACATTCATCTCCGCTGGCTGCCATGCAGCCCCCGTCCGTGATGTTCGGTCACTGCTTTCGTTCGGATGCTCCCACATCGTACCCAACCTTTGGTCCAAGGTCCGGGCTTGGTCCGAACAGTTTCAACTTCAAGGAATTGTCCATGAAGAAAGCCTCCGGCGATTACTTTGGCATGAACTTGGTTCGAGGATCGTCTCCAACGGCTAGTCTGGCAGCGGACCTGTCCCAGAATTTTCACATTGACCAGAG TCCACAGTTGGCTACGCCCCGACGGTCTTTGTTCTCCTCCAATCTATTCGGACATGGCAGCGGACGTG AAGACGCGATGACCactcctcctcttccatcttcctcaCCGGCTCCCATCATGGACACCATGGAGATGTCTCCCTTGCCTCACAAGCCGCCGTTCATTGCCGCAAAGGAAATCGAATTGAACCCACCTACACCAGGAGGTTCCCCAATCGATTCGCCCATGATGTCGGCTGCTCCCAGTCCGCTTCAAGAGTCCCCGTTGATGGGGCCCAAGGAGGACAAACAAGA GAGAAAGCGTCCGGGTTTCTTGAGGCCCAGTCTCGCGAGGACCAAGGCCCAGTCCTTCCAGCTCGGCATGGCCAAACCAGCACCGGAAAGTCAAGCACCGCCGTTCAAGTTCCAGACCCGAGGGACCAAGACGTCGTTGAGCGCTTCAACTTCTTTGGAGGATATGTTCGGGGAATCGCCGCAGAGAGAAAGGCCGATTGCACGGAACAATTCTAGCACTCTTTTGAACAACCCTCGTCTTAGACCACCGCTCGGTAGTGGCAGCAATGGAAGCCATGCCCGTGGAAACGGATCCCCCTCCGCTGCATCGATTCGCAAGAGCTCTCACCCCCTGATGCGCCCTCGGAAACAATGCAGACGGTCACTGAGCATGTTTGAGCACCCCGAGGAGGTGATTGCCGAAAAGGAGGCCAATTATACTACAAATGCACCACTTCAATCGATCACAGATGTCGATACCACACCCAGCCTGCAGCTCCCTCACTTCATCCCTGAGGACTCGGCTGATACATTGCCTCGCATCGACAAGACAATCCTTGTGGATCTCATGGATGGGAAGTACAACGATCGATTCGACCACATTATGGTCGTCGATTGCCGATTTGAATATGAATACGAGGGCGGCCACATCAACGGAGCGGTCAACTACAACGACAAAGAGTACCTGGCCGCTCAGCTTTTCGCGGACCCAAAGCCTCGGACTGCATTGGTTTTACACTGCGAGTACTCGGCACATCGGGCACCCATCATGGCCAAATACATCCGTCACCGGGATCGCGCTTTTAATGTGGATCACTATCCACACCTGACTTACCCTGATATGTACATTTTGGACGGGGGTTACAGCGCCTTCTTTGCTGAGCATCGATCGCTATGCTTCCCCCAGAACTACGTGGAGATGAATGCCAAGGAGCATGAATTTGCATGCGAACGCGGCCTCGGGAAGGTCAAACAGAGATCGAAATTGAATCGCGCACAGACGTTCGCTTTTGGCCAACATTCGCCTCAAATGGAAGACAGCCCTACTGGAAGGTGCCGTAATAATCCAGGCGAACGTACTCGTTTCTTGGACTCTCCTTTTGAGGGGACGCCCTCCTCTCGCGGTCCAGGCCGCCGTATGCTGTCGTACTGA
- the sld5 gene encoding putative GINS DNA replication complex subunit Sld5, with product MDIDDILASVDRHDTSPESAALDHQLLTRLWVAERAVSELLPWPAPLMERMMERVRKQIERIEDLAASSSDPYTTTATSTNNPTLNLKLSILQTDLSRTQFLIRSFLRQRLAKLTKHSMHYLLLVAPPRASQTPSSQQSPTQTPEDSVPDPTDNPDPAPLSAQEAAFLHAHQTLLAGHYGASFLNSFPPQLRRLDDNAGGTSMVQGPEMREAVVVRCLVEEVRVVIPPGDGIEEEQFGTTMRMGDVWVVRWEGIKGAWERGEVEIL from the exons ATGGACATCGATGACATTCTCGCGTCTGTCGACCGCCATGACACCTCACCCGAATCCGCGGCCCTAGACCACCAGCTCCTGACGCGTCTCTGGGTCGCAGAGCGAGCCGTCTCCGAGCTCCTCCCATGGCCTGCACCATTAATGGAACGAATGATGGAGCGAGTCAGGAAGCAG ATCGAAAGAATCGAGGACctcgccgcctcctcctcagaCCCTTACACCACAACAGCAACCAGCACCAACAACCCCACGCTGAACCTCAAACTCTCAATCCTGCAGACCGACCTCTCCCGCACTCAGTTCCTCATCCGCTCGTTTCTCCGTCAGCGCCTCGCAAAACTCACAAAGCACAGCATGCactacctcctcctcgtcgcgCCGCCCCGCGCCTCCCAAACCCCCTCCTCGCAGCAATCCCCCACGCAGACACCAGAGGACTCCGTGCCTGATCCAACAGACAACCCGGACCCGGCCCCGCTCTCCGCGCAGGAGGCTGCCTTCCTGCATGCGCATCAGACGCTGCTGGCGGGGCATTACGGGGCGTCGTTTCTCAACTCGTTCCCGCCGCAGCTGAGGCGGTTAGATGATAATGCGGGCGGGACGAGTATGGTCCAGGGGCCGGAGATGCGGGAGGCGGTTGTGGTGAGGTGTCTTGTGGAGGAGGTGAGGGTTGTCATTCCGCCTGGGGATGGGATCGAGGAGGAACAGTTTGGGACGACGATGCGGATGGGGGATGTGTGGGTTGTAAGGTGGGAGGGGATCAAGGGGGCGTGGGAGAGGGGGGAGGTTGAGATTCTTTGA
- a CDS encoding cullin family protein, with protein sequence MAMRARHKIRAPRRGLSAAKTDDFDTIWGVLSSSLNEIHTKNASALSFEELYRNAYRIVLMTRGDDLYERVKKLEEEWLGSEVKKTVTAAISPTLLLAQEPADMQDQASERREAGEKFLTVLKGAWEDHQLCMGMITDVLMYMDRIIMADFRKPSIYVASMALFRDQVLRSPIQSDKETTIADVLETTVLFMIQLERSGHVIDRPLIRHCIYMLEGLYETITEEESSKLYLTMFEPAFLETSKAFYRAEGQRLLEMADAASFCRIALSRIAEEKERCHYTLSPLTEPKIKNVLDQELIARNIEEVINLEGTGVKNLLDNDRVDILRDIYELSARVDNKKTPLTTAVQKRISQMGREINASSIAYEKSSISAGSKATEKSSSGEKKSAEKEKPVNQQTVAAIKWVDDILALKGKFDSIWEKAFLSDQGMQSAITTSFSDFINSNARSSEFLSLFFDENLKKGIKGKTESEVDSLLDNGITLLRYIKDKDLFETYYKKHLSRRLLMKRSASMDAERQMISKMKMEVGNQFTQRLEAMFKDMTISEDLSASYKEHIRKSGDPDQKRVDLEINVLTSTMWPMEIMSNPKDGEVQLPCILPKEVESVKQSFEQFYLNKHNGRKLSWQPSMGTADIRATFQRSSGKVQRHELNVSTYAMIILLLFNDVPTGESLTFEEIQERTRIPQHDLIRNLQSLAVAPKTRVLKKEPMSKDVKPTDKFFFNNEFQSQFMKVRIGVVSGGANKVENQDQRKETENKMNEERGASIEAAIVRIMKQRKTLVHSSLMSEVLGQLSARFVPDVNMVKKRIESLIDREYLERVAEDPPTYGYIA encoded by the exons ATGGCTATGCGGGCTAGGCACAAGATTCGTGCCCCACGGAGG GGTCTGAGCGCGGCGAAGACTGACGATTTTGACACAATTTGGGGGGTGCTGTCATCTTCTTTGAATGAGATACACACAAAGAATGCCTCCGCTCTTTCCTTCGAAGAGCTGTACCGGAACGCCTACAGAATCGTCTTGATGACCCGCGGTGATGACCTCTACGAACGAGTaaagaagctggaggaagaatggcTGGGAAGCGAGGTAAAGAAAACAGTGACTGCAGCAATTTCGCCGACATTACTACTCGCGCAGGAGCCTGCAGATATGCAAGACCAAGCCAGCGAGCGAAGGGAAGCAGGAGAGAAGTTCTTGACTGTGCTCAAGGGTGCATGGGAGGACCATCAACTATGCATGGGAATGATTACAGACGTTCTCATGTACATG GATCGAATCATCATGGCAGATTTTCGAAAGCCTTCAATATATGTTGCCTCCATGGCCTTATTCCGCGACCAAGTCCTGCGGTCTCCCATTCAATCCGACAAGGAAACCACAATTGCCGATGTGCTTGAGACCACTGTGCTGTTCATGATTCAATTGGAACGATCGGGTCACGTCATTGACCGTCCCCTCATCCGGCATTGTATCTACATGCTAGAGGGCCTCTATGAAACTATCACGGAGGAGGAGTCATCAAAACTCTATCTAACCATGTTTGAACCCGCTTTCCTCGAAACAAGCAAGGCTTTCTATCGAGCTGAAGGGCAACGTCTGTTGGAAATGGCCGATGCAGCTTCCTTTTGTCGGATCGCCTTGAGCCGGATtgctgaagagaaagaacgATGTCATTATACCCTCTCGCCCCTTACTGAGCCAAAAATTAAGAACGTCCTGGATCAAGAGCTAATTGCCAGGAACATCGAAGAGGTCATCAACCTTGAAGGCACGGGTGTCAAGAATCTGCTTGACAACGATCGGGTGGATATTTTGCGAGACATTTATGAACTTAGCGCACGAGTTGACAACAAAAAGACACCTCTCACCACGGCAGTCCAGAAACGGATCAGTCAAATGGGTCGAGAAATCAATGCCTCGTCCATAGCATATGAGAAGTCGTCAATATCTGCTGGTTCGAAAGCAACGGAAAAGAGTTCCAGTGGCGAGAAGAAGTCcgcagaaaaggaaaagcctGTGAACCAGCAAACAGTAGCTGCTATTAAGTGGGTTGATGATATCCTAGCTCTCAAGGGGAAATTCGACAGTATCTGGGAGAAGGCCTTCTTGTCAGACCAGGGCATGCAAAGTGCAATCACTACTAGCTTTTCGGACTTCATCAACTCAAATGCACGCAGTTCTGAgttcctttctctcttcttcgaCGAGAATTTGAAAAAAGGCATCAAAGGCAAGACAGAAAGTGAGGTGGACTCCCTTCTTGACAACGGCATCACTCTGCTGCGGTACATCAAGGATAAGGACTTATTCGAAACTTATTACAAGAAACATCTTTCTCGACGACTCCTCATGAAGCGGTCCGCCAGCATGGATGCTGAACGGCAGATGATctcgaagatgaagatggaggtTGGAAACCAGTTCACACAACGCTTAGAGGCCATGTTCAAGGACATGACCATCTCAGAAGATTTATCTGCCAGCTACAAAGAGCATATACGGAAGTCAGGGGACCCGGACCAGAAACGGGTTGACTTGGAAATCAACGTCCTCACCAGCACCATGTGGCCGATGGAGATAATGTCGAACCCCAAAGATGGAGAAGTCCAGCTCCCATGTATCCTTCCAAAAGAGGTTGAGAGCGTTAAACAGAGCTTTGAACAATTCTACCTCAACAAACACAACGGCAGGAAGCTATCATGGCAACCGAGCATGGGAACCGCTGACATCCGAGCGACGTTTCAACGATCGAGTGGAAAGGTCCAACGGCATGAACTCAATGTATCCACATACGCCATGATCATACTCCTCCTTTTCAACGACGTACCTACAGGCGAGTCACTCACGTTCGAAGAGATTCAGGAGCGGACGCGCATTCCGCAGCACGACCTGATTCGAAACTTGCAATCACTGGCTGTCGCACCGAAAACGCGGGTTTTGAAGAAGGAGCCCATGAGCAAAGATGTGAAACCGACAGACaagttcttcttcaacaacgaATTCCAGAGCCAGTTTATGAAAGTTCGCATTGGTGTCGTCAGTGGTGGTGCCAACAAGGTCGAGAATCAGGACCAGCGAAAGGAAACAGAGAACAAGATGAATGAGGAGCGAGGGGCCAGTATTGAGGCGGCAATCGTCCGTATCATGAA GCAACGCAAAACGCTGGTCCACTCGAGTCTAATGAGCGAGGTGTTAGGCCAGTTGTCTGCGCGATTCGTTCCAGATGTGAATATGGTCAAGAAACGCATTGAAAGTTTGATTGACCGTGAATATCTCGAGCGTGTGGCTGAGGATCCTCCGACTTACGGGTACATTGCTTGA
- a CDS encoding DNL-type zinc finger protein — protein sequence MRSTRMLSSSLRAFNCALPRTMLSQPKSRHFSQLLIHSLQPSPAPSLRLLRTGLPQLAVRNNSSSSSSSSPNLTDQIPDAAQDAANEEQNRLRREQEPAYQITFTCKPCGHRSSHRMSKHGYHRGTVLIRCPSCLNRHVIADHLNIFMDEKSTLEDILQREGKRLTRGYVDGDMEFWEDGTVKKREEAGEGSEAK from the coding sequence ATGCGCTCAACCAGGATGCTATCGTCCAGCCTCCGTGCCTTCAACTGCGCGCTTCCGCGGACAATGCTCTCACAACCCAAATCGCGACATTTCTCTCAGCTTCTCATACACTCTCTTCAACCTTCACCAGCCCCATCCTTGAGGCTCCTCCGGACTGGGCTCCCCCAACTCGCCGTCCGAAACAACTCcagctcatcatcatcctcgtccccAAACCTCACCGATCAAATCCCAGACGCCGCTCAGGACGCAGCCAACGAAGAACAGAACAGGTTACGCCGCGAGCAAGAACCCGCATATCAGATTACATTCACCTGCAAACCATGTGGTCATCGATCTTCACACCGTATGTCTAAGCATGGCTATCACCGCGGGACGGTCCTCATccgctgcccttcttgtctCAACCGCCACGTTATCGCCGATCatctcaatatcttcatggaTGAGAAGAGTACCCTCGAGGATATCCTACAGCGGGAGGGGAAACGATTGACTCGTGGTTATGTTGACGGAGACATGGAGTTCTGGGAGGATGGGACGGTAAAGAAGCGCGAGGAAGCGGGTGAGGGCTCGGAGGCGAAGTAA